A window of the Capricornis sumatraensis isolate serow.1 chromosome 9, serow.2, whole genome shotgun sequence genome harbors these coding sequences:
- the SHROOM1 gene encoding protein Shroom1 isoform X1, with product MPPMLFQASQSWPASALVRAAMEALGPGGGRTSPASSTRSLDSRRLSAPTDSAYSSLSAASGGPEPPETPEPSPSPGTQQLPYLDWDYVRVVWGGPAPAARLRTSPQPRPAAAARSGPPAPEKGTPGPLSRQTTPLLYALAAEAEAAARAAEPPSPPASRAAYRQRLQGAQRRVLRETSFQRKELRMSLPSRLRPAAPARPSAEHPRSASLSHPGGELEPARSGAPTQQRKWCFSEPGKLDRLGRGAGLARQCSGEACSSSGFIGPEPREWQQRTLAESEGHQIRWLPATQPPSIEDPKPRSLKLGNAYGPTTSRSRSASREVLAPWGSPEGVMPIAQAVPQGAETPRPPLQNKLNRFLNQKEAAEVCLAEGPHSSPSDYEQRGSENCVVSVRLPSLPDDEVFLEEAPLVRARSPADSQTPLGLPTCVHVSDQEYGAGLSQRADQAIIPPEQPLHENPETAGVDECWQGLNSSVNVPRPTCCSPAEAANGDILTFDPTGLLTTVPPTAAETDLKPFPGDTLGPPDNDTPGPPDHSALAWGPGEPGPHSTWASPRLEELVQELARLDPSQSDTFTSYPSPEPSLGLLDGLIPLAEVWAAMRPACREAGEEAAGNSEPGSYLLNSTRHLPTSQEETRPENLTTHVVPDQPCDQGALKPNNSIQAKKAELADLLQKMLRDLQAEQKQLQGAAQAWARRGAALEAAVGQACAPHELERFSRFMADLERVLGLLLLLGSRLARVHRALARAGADSDPEEQASLLQRLGLLQRQEKDAKELKQHVARRERALRELLARALPAEELSAYRTLLAGKAAVLAQQRSLDERVRLIQDQLDAVRNDLGRPSPPRPAFPSGTHPPDKPPFPPPLI from the exons ATGCCGCCTATGCTTTTCCAGGCCTCACAGAGCTGGCCAGCCTCCGCCCTCGTCCGAGCAGCCATGGAGGCCCTGGGTCCCGGAGGTGGCCGCACCTCCCCGGCCTCGTCCACTCGTAGCCTGGACTCGCGGCGATTGTCCGCGCCCACCGACTCGGCCTACAGCTCTCTCTCCGCCGCCTCAGGAGGTCCTGAGCCTCCTGAAACTCCTGAGCCGTCGCCTTCGCCGGGGACCCAGCAACTTCCCTACCTGGACTGGGACTACGTGCGCGTGGTGTGGGGCGGCCCGGCCCCCGCCGCCAGGCTTCGCACTTCCCCGCAGCCCCGGCCCGCGGCCGCCGCACGCAGTGGGCCTCCTGCCCCCGAAAAGGGGACCCCGGGACCGCTCAGCCGCCAGACCACCCCGCTGCTGTACGCGCTGGCGGCCGAGGCTGAGGCCGCGGCGCGGGCAGCCGAGCCGCCCAGCCCGCCCGCTTCGCGGGCCGCCTACCGCCAGCGGCTGCAGGGCGCTCAGCGGCGAGTGCTCCGGGAGACGTCCTTCCAGCGCAAGGAGCTCCGCATGAGCCTGCCCTCCCGCCTGCGGCCCGCGGCCCCCGCGCGGCCCTCTGCCGAGCACCCGCGCTCCGCCTCGCTCAGCCACCCGGGCGGGGAACTAGAGCCGGCGCGCTCAGGGGCTCCCACCCAGCAGCGGAAGTGGTGCTTCTCAGAGCCAGGGAAACTGGATCGCCTGGGTAGGGGCGCTGGGTTGGCGAGGCAATGCTCCGGAGAGGCCTGCTCCAGCTCTGGCTTCATTGGGCCGGAGCCTCGGGAATGGCAGCAGAGGACACTGGCTGAGTCTGAAGGTCACCAGATCAGATGGCTGCCTGCGACCCAGCCCCCAAGCATAGAGGACCCAAAACCCCGGTCCTTGAAGCTTGGCAATGCCTACGGGCCCACCACCAGTCGGAGTCGGAGTGCTTCCAGGGAAGTCTTGGCCCCCTGGGGAAGTCCAGAAGGTGTCATGCCCATTGCCCAG GCTGTTCCCCAAGGAGCAGAAACCCCTAGACCACCGTTGCAGAACAAACTTAACAG GTTCCTGAATCAGAAGGAAGCTGCAGAAGTGTGTCTTGCAGAGGGACCCCACAGCAGTCCCTCTGACTATGAGCAGAGGGGCTCAGAGAACTGTGTTGTGTCTGTTCGGCTCCCATCCCTTCCTGATGATGAAGTTTTCCTGGAAGAAGCCCCACTGGTCAGAGCAAGATCACCTGCAGACTCCCAGACTCCCCTGGGGCTCCCAACCTG TGTCCATGTCTCTGACCAGGAGTACGGAGCTGGCTTGAGTCAAAGGGCTGACCAAGCGATAATCCCCCCAGAGCAGCCCCTCCATGAGAACCCAGAAACTGCAGGGGTGGATGAGTGTTGGCAGGGGTTAAACAGCTCTGTGAATGTTCCCAGGCCTACATGCTGTAGCCCCGCTGAGGCTGCAAATGGTGACATCCTTACATTTGACCCCACTGGACTGCTGACCACTGTTCCCCCCACAGCTGCAGAGACTGACCTGAAACCTTTCCCAGGTGATACCCTGGGACCTCCAGACAATGATACCCCAGGGCCCCCTGACCACAGTGCTCTGGCTTGGGGCCCTGGGGAGCCTGGTCCTCACTCAACATGGGCCAGTCCACGCCTTGAGGAGCTGGTTCAGGAGCTGGCCAGATTGGATCCCTCTCAGAGTGACACTTTCACTTCCTATCCCAGCCCAGAGCCATCCCTGGGCCTGCTAGATGGACTGATTCCTTTAGCTGAGGTCTGGGCTGCAATGAGACCAGCCTGtagggaggctggagaggaggcTGCGGGTAATTCTGAGCCAGG GTCCTATCTACTTAACTCCACCCGGCACCTGCCAACTTCTCAGGAGGAGACAAGGCCTGAAAACCTTACCACCCACGTTGTGCCTGACCAACCATGTGACCAGGGTGCACTAAAGCCAAATAACAGCATCCAAGCCAAGAAA GCAGAGCTGGCAGACCTCCTCCAAAAGATGCTAAGGGACCTTCAGGCCGAGCAGAAGCAGCTGCAGGGAGCGGCCCAGGCTTGGGCCAGGCGCGGAGCTGCTCTGGAGGCCGCTGTCGGCCAGGCCTGTGCACCCCACGAGCTGGAGAGGTTCAGCCGGTTCATGGCCGACCTAGAGCGCGTGCTTGGCCTCCTGCTGTTGCTGGGCAGTCGCCTGGCCCGCGTGCACCGCGCCCTGGCCCGGGCGGGTGCAGACAGCGACCCTGAAGAGCAG GCCTCTCTGCTGCAGCGACTGGGGCTCCTGCAGCGGCAGGAGAAAGATGCTAAGGAGCTGAAGCAGCACGTGGCGCGGCGGGAGCGAGCCCTACGCGAGCTGCTGGCGCGCGCACTGCCCGCAGAGGAGCTGAGCGCCTACCGCACCCTGTTGGCCGGCAAGGCCGCCGTCCTGGCCCAGCAGCGCAGCTTGGACGAGCGGGTCCGCCTTATTCAGGACCAACTGGACGCAGTCAGGAACGACCTTGGCCGTCCCTCGCCTCCCAGGCCGGCCTTCCCCTCAGGGACCCATCCTCCGGATAAACcgcccttcccccctcccctcatCTAG
- the SHROOM1 gene encoding protein Shroom1 isoform X2, which produces MPPMLFQASQSWPASALVRAAMEALGPGGGRTSPASSTRSLDSRRLSAPTDSAYSSLSAASGGPEPPETPEPSPSPGTQQLPYLDWDYVRVVWGGPAPAARLRTSPQPRPAAAARSGPPAPEKGTPGPLSRQTTPLLYALAAEAEAAARAAEPPSPPASRAAYRQRLQGAQRRVLRETSFQRKELRMSLPSRLRPAAPARPSAEHPRSASLSHPGGELEPARSGAPTQQRKWCFSEPGKLDRLGRGAGLARQCSGEACSSSGFIGPEPREWQQRTLAESEGHQIRWLPATQPPSIEDPKPRSLKLGNAYGPTTSRSRSASREVLAPWGSPEGVMPIAQAVPQGAETPRPPLQNKLNRFLNQKEAAEVCLAEGPHSSPSDYEQRGSENCVVSVRLPSLPDDEVFLEEAPLVRARSPADSQTPLGLPTCVHVSDQEYGAGLSQRADQAIIPPEQPLHENPETAGVDECWQGLNSSVNVPRPTCCSPAEAANGDILTFDPTGLLTTVPPTAAETDLKPFPGDTLGPPDNDTPGPPDHSALAWGPGEPGPHSTWASPRLEELVQELARLDPSQSDTFTSYPSPEPSLGLLDGLIPLAEVWAAMRPACREAGEEAAGNSEPGSYLLNSTRHLPTSQEETRPENLTTHVVPDQPCDQGALKPNNSIQAKKAELADLLQKMLRDLQAEQKQLQGAAQAWARRGAALEAAVGQACAPHELERFSRFMADLERVLGLLLLLGSRLARVHRALARAGADSDPEEQRLGLLQRQEKDAKELKQHVARRERALRELLARALPAEELSAYRTLLAGKAAVLAQQRSLDERVRLIQDQLDAVRNDLGRPSPPRPAFPSGTHPPDKPPFPPPLI; this is translated from the exons ATGCCGCCTATGCTTTTCCAGGCCTCACAGAGCTGGCCAGCCTCCGCCCTCGTCCGAGCAGCCATGGAGGCCCTGGGTCCCGGAGGTGGCCGCACCTCCCCGGCCTCGTCCACTCGTAGCCTGGACTCGCGGCGATTGTCCGCGCCCACCGACTCGGCCTACAGCTCTCTCTCCGCCGCCTCAGGAGGTCCTGAGCCTCCTGAAACTCCTGAGCCGTCGCCTTCGCCGGGGACCCAGCAACTTCCCTACCTGGACTGGGACTACGTGCGCGTGGTGTGGGGCGGCCCGGCCCCCGCCGCCAGGCTTCGCACTTCCCCGCAGCCCCGGCCCGCGGCCGCCGCACGCAGTGGGCCTCCTGCCCCCGAAAAGGGGACCCCGGGACCGCTCAGCCGCCAGACCACCCCGCTGCTGTACGCGCTGGCGGCCGAGGCTGAGGCCGCGGCGCGGGCAGCCGAGCCGCCCAGCCCGCCCGCTTCGCGGGCCGCCTACCGCCAGCGGCTGCAGGGCGCTCAGCGGCGAGTGCTCCGGGAGACGTCCTTCCAGCGCAAGGAGCTCCGCATGAGCCTGCCCTCCCGCCTGCGGCCCGCGGCCCCCGCGCGGCCCTCTGCCGAGCACCCGCGCTCCGCCTCGCTCAGCCACCCGGGCGGGGAACTAGAGCCGGCGCGCTCAGGGGCTCCCACCCAGCAGCGGAAGTGGTGCTTCTCAGAGCCAGGGAAACTGGATCGCCTGGGTAGGGGCGCTGGGTTGGCGAGGCAATGCTCCGGAGAGGCCTGCTCCAGCTCTGGCTTCATTGGGCCGGAGCCTCGGGAATGGCAGCAGAGGACACTGGCTGAGTCTGAAGGTCACCAGATCAGATGGCTGCCTGCGACCCAGCCCCCAAGCATAGAGGACCCAAAACCCCGGTCCTTGAAGCTTGGCAATGCCTACGGGCCCACCACCAGTCGGAGTCGGAGTGCTTCCAGGGAAGTCTTGGCCCCCTGGGGAAGTCCAGAAGGTGTCATGCCCATTGCCCAG GCTGTTCCCCAAGGAGCAGAAACCCCTAGACCACCGTTGCAGAACAAACTTAACAG GTTCCTGAATCAGAAGGAAGCTGCAGAAGTGTGTCTTGCAGAGGGACCCCACAGCAGTCCCTCTGACTATGAGCAGAGGGGCTCAGAGAACTGTGTTGTGTCTGTTCGGCTCCCATCCCTTCCTGATGATGAAGTTTTCCTGGAAGAAGCCCCACTGGTCAGAGCAAGATCACCTGCAGACTCCCAGACTCCCCTGGGGCTCCCAACCTG TGTCCATGTCTCTGACCAGGAGTACGGAGCTGGCTTGAGTCAAAGGGCTGACCAAGCGATAATCCCCCCAGAGCAGCCCCTCCATGAGAACCCAGAAACTGCAGGGGTGGATGAGTGTTGGCAGGGGTTAAACAGCTCTGTGAATGTTCCCAGGCCTACATGCTGTAGCCCCGCTGAGGCTGCAAATGGTGACATCCTTACATTTGACCCCACTGGACTGCTGACCACTGTTCCCCCCACAGCTGCAGAGACTGACCTGAAACCTTTCCCAGGTGATACCCTGGGACCTCCAGACAATGATACCCCAGGGCCCCCTGACCACAGTGCTCTGGCTTGGGGCCCTGGGGAGCCTGGTCCTCACTCAACATGGGCCAGTCCACGCCTTGAGGAGCTGGTTCAGGAGCTGGCCAGATTGGATCCCTCTCAGAGTGACACTTTCACTTCCTATCCCAGCCCAGAGCCATCCCTGGGCCTGCTAGATGGACTGATTCCTTTAGCTGAGGTCTGGGCTGCAATGAGACCAGCCTGtagggaggctggagaggaggcTGCGGGTAATTCTGAGCCAGG GTCCTATCTACTTAACTCCACCCGGCACCTGCCAACTTCTCAGGAGGAGACAAGGCCTGAAAACCTTACCACCCACGTTGTGCCTGACCAACCATGTGACCAGGGTGCACTAAAGCCAAATAACAGCATCCAAGCCAAGAAA GCAGAGCTGGCAGACCTCCTCCAAAAGATGCTAAGGGACCTTCAGGCCGAGCAGAAGCAGCTGCAGGGAGCGGCCCAGGCTTGGGCCAGGCGCGGAGCTGCTCTGGAGGCCGCTGTCGGCCAGGCCTGTGCACCCCACGAGCTGGAGAGGTTCAGCCGGTTCATGGCCGACCTAGAGCGCGTGCTTGGCCTCCTGCTGTTGCTGGGCAGTCGCCTGGCCCGCGTGCACCGCGCCCTGGCCCGGGCGGGTGCAGACAGCGACCCTGAAGAGCAG CGACTGGGGCTCCTGCAGCGGCAGGAGAAAGATGCTAAGGAGCTGAAGCAGCACGTGGCGCGGCGGGAGCGAGCCCTACGCGAGCTGCTGGCGCGCGCACTGCCCGCAGAGGAGCTGAGCGCCTACCGCACCCTGTTGGCCGGCAAGGCCGCCGTCCTGGCCCAGCAGCGCAGCTTGGACGAGCGGGTCCGCCTTATTCAGGACCAACTGGACGCAGTCAGGAACGACCTTGGCCGTCCCTCGCCTCCCAGGCCGGCCTTCCCCTCAGGGACCCATCCTCCGGATAAACcgcccttcccccctcccctcatCTAG
- the SHROOM1 gene encoding protein Shroom1 isoform X3 produces MEALGPGGGRTSPASSTRSLDSRRLSAPTDSAYSSLSAASGGPEPPETPEPSPSPGTQQLPYLDWDYVRVVWGGPAPAARLRTSPQPRPAAAARSGPPAPEKGTPGPLSRQTTPLLYALAAEAEAAARAAEPPSPPASRAAYRQRLQGAQRRVLRETSFQRKELRMSLPSRLRPAAPARPSAEHPRSASLSHPGGELEPARSGAPTQQRKWCFSEPGKLDRLGRGAGLARQCSGEACSSSGFIGPEPREWQQRTLAESEGHQIRWLPATQPPSIEDPKPRSLKLGNAYGPTTSRSRSASREVLAPWGSPEGVMPIAQAVPQGAETPRPPLQNKLNRFLNQKEAAEVCLAEGPHSSPSDYEQRGSENCVVSVRLPSLPDDEVFLEEAPLVRARSPADSQTPLGLPTCVHVSDQEYGAGLSQRADQAIIPPEQPLHENPETAGVDECWQGLNSSVNVPRPTCCSPAEAANGDILTFDPTGLLTTVPPTAAETDLKPFPGDTLGPPDNDTPGPPDHSALAWGPGEPGPHSTWASPRLEELVQELARLDPSQSDTFTSYPSPEPSLGLLDGLIPLAEVWAAMRPACREAGEEAAGNSEPGSYLLNSTRHLPTSQEETRPENLTTHVVPDQPCDQGALKPNNSIQAKKAELADLLQKMLRDLQAEQKQLQGAAQAWARRGAALEAAVGQACAPHELERFSRFMADLERVLGLLLLLGSRLARVHRALARAGADSDPEEQASLLQRLGLLQRQEKDAKELKQHVARRERALRELLARALPAEELSAYRTLLAGKAAVLAQQRSLDERVRLIQDQLDAVRNDLGRPSPPRPAFPSGTHPPDKPPFPPPLI; encoded by the exons ATGGAGGCCCTGGGTCCCGGAGGTGGCCGCACCTCCCCGGCCTCGTCCACTCGTAGCCTGGACTCGCGGCGATTGTCCGCGCCCACCGACTCGGCCTACAGCTCTCTCTCCGCCGCCTCAGGAGGTCCTGAGCCTCCTGAAACTCCTGAGCCGTCGCCTTCGCCGGGGACCCAGCAACTTCCCTACCTGGACTGGGACTACGTGCGCGTGGTGTGGGGCGGCCCGGCCCCCGCCGCCAGGCTTCGCACTTCCCCGCAGCCCCGGCCCGCGGCCGCCGCACGCAGTGGGCCTCCTGCCCCCGAAAAGGGGACCCCGGGACCGCTCAGCCGCCAGACCACCCCGCTGCTGTACGCGCTGGCGGCCGAGGCTGAGGCCGCGGCGCGGGCAGCCGAGCCGCCCAGCCCGCCCGCTTCGCGGGCCGCCTACCGCCAGCGGCTGCAGGGCGCTCAGCGGCGAGTGCTCCGGGAGACGTCCTTCCAGCGCAAGGAGCTCCGCATGAGCCTGCCCTCCCGCCTGCGGCCCGCGGCCCCCGCGCGGCCCTCTGCCGAGCACCCGCGCTCCGCCTCGCTCAGCCACCCGGGCGGGGAACTAGAGCCGGCGCGCTCAGGGGCTCCCACCCAGCAGCGGAAGTGGTGCTTCTCAGAGCCAGGGAAACTGGATCGCCTGGGTAGGGGCGCTGGGTTGGCGAGGCAATGCTCCGGAGAGGCCTGCTCCAGCTCTGGCTTCATTGGGCCGGAGCCTCGGGAATGGCAGCAGAGGACACTGGCTGAGTCTGAAGGTCACCAGATCAGATGGCTGCCTGCGACCCAGCCCCCAAGCATAGAGGACCCAAAACCCCGGTCCTTGAAGCTTGGCAATGCCTACGGGCCCACCACCAGTCGGAGTCGGAGTGCTTCCAGGGAAGTCTTGGCCCCCTGGGGAAGTCCAGAAGGTGTCATGCCCATTGCCCAG GCTGTTCCCCAAGGAGCAGAAACCCCTAGACCACCGTTGCAGAACAAACTTAACAG GTTCCTGAATCAGAAGGAAGCTGCAGAAGTGTGTCTTGCAGAGGGACCCCACAGCAGTCCCTCTGACTATGAGCAGAGGGGCTCAGAGAACTGTGTTGTGTCTGTTCGGCTCCCATCCCTTCCTGATGATGAAGTTTTCCTGGAAGAAGCCCCACTGGTCAGAGCAAGATCACCTGCAGACTCCCAGACTCCCCTGGGGCTCCCAACCTG TGTCCATGTCTCTGACCAGGAGTACGGAGCTGGCTTGAGTCAAAGGGCTGACCAAGCGATAATCCCCCCAGAGCAGCCCCTCCATGAGAACCCAGAAACTGCAGGGGTGGATGAGTGTTGGCAGGGGTTAAACAGCTCTGTGAATGTTCCCAGGCCTACATGCTGTAGCCCCGCTGAGGCTGCAAATGGTGACATCCTTACATTTGACCCCACTGGACTGCTGACCACTGTTCCCCCCACAGCTGCAGAGACTGACCTGAAACCTTTCCCAGGTGATACCCTGGGACCTCCAGACAATGATACCCCAGGGCCCCCTGACCACAGTGCTCTGGCTTGGGGCCCTGGGGAGCCTGGTCCTCACTCAACATGGGCCAGTCCACGCCTTGAGGAGCTGGTTCAGGAGCTGGCCAGATTGGATCCCTCTCAGAGTGACACTTTCACTTCCTATCCCAGCCCAGAGCCATCCCTGGGCCTGCTAGATGGACTGATTCCTTTAGCTGAGGTCTGGGCTGCAATGAGACCAGCCTGtagggaggctggagaggaggcTGCGGGTAATTCTGAGCCAGG GTCCTATCTACTTAACTCCACCCGGCACCTGCCAACTTCTCAGGAGGAGACAAGGCCTGAAAACCTTACCACCCACGTTGTGCCTGACCAACCATGTGACCAGGGTGCACTAAAGCCAAATAACAGCATCCAAGCCAAGAAA GCAGAGCTGGCAGACCTCCTCCAAAAGATGCTAAGGGACCTTCAGGCCGAGCAGAAGCAGCTGCAGGGAGCGGCCCAGGCTTGGGCCAGGCGCGGAGCTGCTCTGGAGGCCGCTGTCGGCCAGGCCTGTGCACCCCACGAGCTGGAGAGGTTCAGCCGGTTCATGGCCGACCTAGAGCGCGTGCTTGGCCTCCTGCTGTTGCTGGGCAGTCGCCTGGCCCGCGTGCACCGCGCCCTGGCCCGGGCGGGTGCAGACAGCGACCCTGAAGAGCAG GCCTCTCTGCTGCAGCGACTGGGGCTCCTGCAGCGGCAGGAGAAAGATGCTAAGGAGCTGAAGCAGCACGTGGCGCGGCGGGAGCGAGCCCTACGCGAGCTGCTGGCGCGCGCACTGCCCGCAGAGGAGCTGAGCGCCTACCGCACCCTGTTGGCCGGCAAGGCCGCCGTCCTGGCCCAGCAGCGCAGCTTGGACGAGCGGGTCCGCCTTATTCAGGACCAACTGGACGCAGTCAGGAACGACCTTGGCCGTCCCTCGCCTCCCAGGCCGGCCTTCCCCTCAGGGACCCATCCTCCGGATAAACcgcccttcccccctcccctcatCTAG
- the SHROOM1 gene encoding protein Shroom1 isoform X4 — MPPMLFQASQSWPASALVRAAMEALGPGGGRTSPASSTRSLDSRRLSAPTDSAYSSLSAASGGPEPPETPEPSPSPGTQQLPYLDWDYVRVVWGGPAPAARLRTSPQPRPAAAARSGPPAPEKGTPGPLSRQTTPLLYALAAEAEAAARAAEPPSPPASRAAYRQRLQGAQRRVLRETSFQRKELRMSLPSRLRPAAPARPSAEHPRSASLSHPGGELEPARSGAPTQQRKWCFSEPGKLDRLGRGAGLARQCSGEACSSSGFIGPEPREWQQRTLAESEGHQIRWLPATQPPSIEDPKPRSLKLGNAYGPTTSRSRSASREVLAPWGSPEGVMPIAQAVPQGAETPRPPLQNKLNSVHVSDQEYGAGLSQRADQAIIPPEQPLHENPETAGVDECWQGLNSSVNVPRPTCCSPAEAANGDILTFDPTGLLTTVPPTAAETDLKPFPGDTLGPPDNDTPGPPDHSALAWGPGEPGPHSTWASPRLEELVQELARLDPSQSDTFTSYPSPEPSLGLLDGLIPLAEVWAAMRPACREAGEEAAGNSEPGSYLLNSTRHLPTSQEETRPENLTTHVVPDQPCDQGALKPNNSIQAKKAELADLLQKMLRDLQAEQKQLQGAAQAWARRGAALEAAVGQACAPHELERFSRFMADLERVLGLLLLLGSRLARVHRALARAGADSDPEEQASLLQRLGLLQRQEKDAKELKQHVARRERALRELLARALPAEELSAYRTLLAGKAAVLAQQRSLDERVRLIQDQLDAVRNDLGRPSPPRPAFPSGTHPPDKPPFPPPLI, encoded by the exons ATGCCGCCTATGCTTTTCCAGGCCTCACAGAGCTGGCCAGCCTCCGCCCTCGTCCGAGCAGCCATGGAGGCCCTGGGTCCCGGAGGTGGCCGCACCTCCCCGGCCTCGTCCACTCGTAGCCTGGACTCGCGGCGATTGTCCGCGCCCACCGACTCGGCCTACAGCTCTCTCTCCGCCGCCTCAGGAGGTCCTGAGCCTCCTGAAACTCCTGAGCCGTCGCCTTCGCCGGGGACCCAGCAACTTCCCTACCTGGACTGGGACTACGTGCGCGTGGTGTGGGGCGGCCCGGCCCCCGCCGCCAGGCTTCGCACTTCCCCGCAGCCCCGGCCCGCGGCCGCCGCACGCAGTGGGCCTCCTGCCCCCGAAAAGGGGACCCCGGGACCGCTCAGCCGCCAGACCACCCCGCTGCTGTACGCGCTGGCGGCCGAGGCTGAGGCCGCGGCGCGGGCAGCCGAGCCGCCCAGCCCGCCCGCTTCGCGGGCCGCCTACCGCCAGCGGCTGCAGGGCGCTCAGCGGCGAGTGCTCCGGGAGACGTCCTTCCAGCGCAAGGAGCTCCGCATGAGCCTGCCCTCCCGCCTGCGGCCCGCGGCCCCCGCGCGGCCCTCTGCCGAGCACCCGCGCTCCGCCTCGCTCAGCCACCCGGGCGGGGAACTAGAGCCGGCGCGCTCAGGGGCTCCCACCCAGCAGCGGAAGTGGTGCTTCTCAGAGCCAGGGAAACTGGATCGCCTGGGTAGGGGCGCTGGGTTGGCGAGGCAATGCTCCGGAGAGGCCTGCTCCAGCTCTGGCTTCATTGGGCCGGAGCCTCGGGAATGGCAGCAGAGGACACTGGCTGAGTCTGAAGGTCACCAGATCAGATGGCTGCCTGCGACCCAGCCCCCAAGCATAGAGGACCCAAAACCCCGGTCCTTGAAGCTTGGCAATGCCTACGGGCCCACCACCAGTCGGAGTCGGAGTGCTTCCAGGGAAGTCTTGGCCCCCTGGGGAAGTCCAGAAGGTGTCATGCCCATTGCCCAG GCTGTTCCCCAAGGAGCAGAAACCCCTAGACCACCGTTGCAGAACAAACTTAACAG TGTCCATGTCTCTGACCAGGAGTACGGAGCTGGCTTGAGTCAAAGGGCTGACCAAGCGATAATCCCCCCAGAGCAGCCCCTCCATGAGAACCCAGAAACTGCAGGGGTGGATGAGTGTTGGCAGGGGTTAAACAGCTCTGTGAATGTTCCCAGGCCTACATGCTGTAGCCCCGCTGAGGCTGCAAATGGTGACATCCTTACATTTGACCCCACTGGACTGCTGACCACTGTTCCCCCCACAGCTGCAGAGACTGACCTGAAACCTTTCCCAGGTGATACCCTGGGACCTCCAGACAATGATACCCCAGGGCCCCCTGACCACAGTGCTCTGGCTTGGGGCCCTGGGGAGCCTGGTCCTCACTCAACATGGGCCAGTCCACGCCTTGAGGAGCTGGTTCAGGAGCTGGCCAGATTGGATCCCTCTCAGAGTGACACTTTCACTTCCTATCCCAGCCCAGAGCCATCCCTGGGCCTGCTAGATGGACTGATTCCTTTAGCTGAGGTCTGGGCTGCAATGAGACCAGCCTGtagggaggctggagaggaggcTGCGGGTAATTCTGAGCCAGG GTCCTATCTACTTAACTCCACCCGGCACCTGCCAACTTCTCAGGAGGAGACAAGGCCTGAAAACCTTACCACCCACGTTGTGCCTGACCAACCATGTGACCAGGGTGCACTAAAGCCAAATAACAGCATCCAAGCCAAGAAA GCAGAGCTGGCAGACCTCCTCCAAAAGATGCTAAGGGACCTTCAGGCCGAGCAGAAGCAGCTGCAGGGAGCGGCCCAGGCTTGGGCCAGGCGCGGAGCTGCTCTGGAGGCCGCTGTCGGCCAGGCCTGTGCACCCCACGAGCTGGAGAGGTTCAGCCGGTTCATGGCCGACCTAGAGCGCGTGCTTGGCCTCCTGCTGTTGCTGGGCAGTCGCCTGGCCCGCGTGCACCGCGCCCTGGCCCGGGCGGGTGCAGACAGCGACCCTGAAGAGCAG GCCTCTCTGCTGCAGCGACTGGGGCTCCTGCAGCGGCAGGAGAAAGATGCTAAGGAGCTGAAGCAGCACGTGGCGCGGCGGGAGCGAGCCCTACGCGAGCTGCTGGCGCGCGCACTGCCCGCAGAGGAGCTGAGCGCCTACCGCACCCTGTTGGCCGGCAAGGCCGCCGTCCTGGCCCAGCAGCGCAGCTTGGACGAGCGGGTCCGCCTTATTCAGGACCAACTGGACGCAGTCAGGAACGACCTTGGCCGTCCCTCGCCTCCCAGGCCGGCCTTCCCCTCAGGGACCCATCCTCCGGATAAACcgcccttcccccctcccctcatCTAG